A genomic region of Podarcis raffonei isolate rPodRaf1 chromosome 13, rPodRaf1.pri, whole genome shotgun sequence contains the following coding sequences:
- the LOC128400872 gene encoding zinc finger protein OZF-like, with the protein MDTAEKPASKREDVVSGIKSQRSLATPVAKHRRVGRVICGVCGKSFVKTCELFAHQRTHTGEKPYECSDCGRCFSVQSALASHQSIHTGEKPYRCQECGKNFRLKSNLTRHQRVHDGIRPFRCEYCGTTYSTKAHLVWHLNTHTGEKPYKCTECWKRFGEISLLVEHLLSHQVDGSGGKNGTASAGRLGSGNLHRCDDCGKNFCRSTTLAEHRRIHTGERPFACEECGKRFMRRALYNEHVRTHSEEGPPNLCVACGKSFTKRYSLLQHQRSHTGEKPYQCPDCPKSFIASSALTQHRRIHTGETPYPCPDCGRSFSQKSVLTTHRRLHTGERPYKCQECGKGFSQSSALTQHLRTHTGESPYSCQECGKSFSGMSALKRHHLTHTGERPFRCDECGKGFKQSSTLVQHQRIHTHEKPYACLQCNKNYSQRAALAKHLRTHTKEALLSGTCSEPMDIRVYKEPFVQPQEEENNTENDMEGEADEVVVLPPGTWDAEVKEESEIQWENDIPFAETGSLSWVKKEESDEAQVERRELSTVSLHIKEEPDD; encoded by the coding sequence ATGGATACAGCTGAAAAACCTGCAAGCAAAAGGGAAGATGTAGTATCAGGAATAAAATCTCAGAGAAGTTTAGCAACCCCAGTAGCAAAGCATCGGCGAGTAGGCAGGGTAATCTGCGGtgtttgtggaaagagctttgtcAAGACCTGTGAACTGTTTGCCCACCAGcggacccacacaggggagaagccatacgAGTGCTCAGATTGTGGCCGTTGCTTCTCTGTCCAGTCCGCATTGGCCAGTCACCAGAgtatccacacaggagagaagccttACAGATGTCAGGAGTGTGGCAAGAACTTCCGGCTGAAGAGCAACTTGACCCGCCACCAACGAGTTCATGATGGCATAAGACCATTCCGATGTGAATACTGCGGGACCACCTACAGCACCAAAGCTCACCTGGTCTGGCACCTGAACACCCATACAGGTGAGAAGCCATACAAATGTACTGAGTGCTGGAAGCGttttggagagatctccttgctTGTAGAGCATCTTCTTTCACACCAGGTTGATGGTAGTGGTGGAAAAAATGGAACTGCCTCTGCAGGACGTTTAGGTAGTGGGAACCTTCACCGCTGCGACGATTGCGGCAAGAACTTCTGCCGGAGCACCACGTTAGCTGAACACCGTCGCATTCACACTGGTGAGCGTCCTTTTGCCTGTGAGGAGTGTGGCAAGCGGTTCATGCGACGGGCTCTCTACAACGAACATGTCCGCACTCACTCTGAAGAGGGCCCACCCAACCTGTGTGTAGCCTGTGGTAAATCTTTCACCAAGCGCTATTCCCTTCTCCAGCATCAGAGGTCACACACAGGAGAAAAGCCCTACCAGTGCCCTGATTGTCCAAAAAGCTTCATTGCCAGCTCTGCCTTGACACAGCACCGGCGGATACACACTGGAGAGACACCCTACCCATGTCCAGATTGTGGGCGCAGTTTTAGCCAGAAATCAGTGCTCACAACTCATCGGAGACTTCACACAGGCGAGAGGCCATACAAATGCCAGGAGTGTGGGAAAGGCTTTAGTCAGAGTTCAGCGCTGACTCAGCATCTCCGGACTCACACTGGTGAGTCCCCGTACAGCTGCCAAGAGTGTGGGAAAAGTTTTAGTGGTATGTCAGCTCTCAAGCGACACCACCTCACCCATACAGGGGAACGCCCCTTTCGCTGCGATGAATGTGGCAAAGGGTTCAAGCAGAGCTCCACGCTGGTCCAGCACCAGAGGATTCACACTCACGAGAAGCCTTATGCCTGTCTCCAGTGCAACAAAAACTACAGCCAACGGGCTGCTCTTGCCAAGCACCTGAGGACTCACACCAAGGAAGCCTTGCTTTCTGGCACATGCAGTGAGCCAATGGACATCAGGGTTTACAAAGAGCCTTTTGTCCAACCCCAAGAAGAGGAGAACAATACAGAGAATGACATGGAGGGAGAAGCTGATGAGGTAGTGGTGCTCCCTCCAGGGACATGGGATGCTGAGGTAAAAGAAGAGTCAGAGATTCAGTGGGAGAATGACATACCATTTGCAGAAACGGGGTCACTCTCATGGGTGAAAAAGGAAGAGTCAGATGAGGCCCAGGTAGAAAGGAGAGAACTATCAACAGTTTCTCTGCACATCAAAGAGGAACCAGATGACTGA
- the ZNF771 gene encoding zinc finger protein 771 isoform X1 has translation MMDEDKEDMKEEKSEGIPISGTPTEVKDGGVKLDADRPLMKNAGTSRGSSEIRRKGLLTRVKKERESAQESKPLPPSPRKWTRLATSCKTEKVATEKEEESPIVVKMLEIPVGDNMPECSFSQNRLIMEDGSEKELIIRRRVKKEKDEEENLEFEVEDLSPEEEKKAEVEEQKAQEFELQKVTIPIDGILVPSSSSHPNTCSVCGKSFSRRSNLAKHQIIHTGEKPYRCNDCGRSFNQSSALTKHQRTHTGERPYVCGDCGKAFTASSNLLQHRRFHTGERPYRCELCGKAFSQSSNYNLHRRSHTGVTPYQCNVCGKRFTGSSCLTRHQRTHTGEKPYQCQECGKRFSGSSTLANHRRTHTGEKPYGCAECGKRFTHHSNLVDHWRVHTGEKPYVCTECGKSFRLSSHIIRHRRTHANARGASLAYDILGSVDTAGNDASISAHHVSLLYENASSTDGGSPHGSGHNALCANSSISNGNNDTDGEEGSRLLICSQCGKGFRLESGLQEDSVLGEGPYTCTECGTSCWT, from the exons ATGATGGATGAGGACAAGGAGGACATGAAAGAAGAGAAGTCAGAGGGGATCCCTATATCTGGCACACCAACCGAGGTCAAAGATGGGGGTGTG AAATTGGATGCAGACAGGCCATTGATGAAGAATGCGGGAACATCTCGGGGATCCTCAGAGATACGGCGGAAAGGGCTGCTGACTAGAGtaaagaaggaaagggaaagcgCACAGGAGAGCAAG CCTCTGCCACCTTCTCCAAGGAAATGGACACGGCTTGCCACTTCATGCAAAACAGAAAAGGTGGCaacagagaaggaggaagagtctCCAATTGTGGTGAAGATGCTTGAGATCCCAGTGGGTGACAACATG CCAGAGTGTTCATTCTCCCAGAATAGGTTAATAATGGAAGATGGCAGTGAGAAAGAACTGATAATTAGAAGAAGAGTGAAGAAGGAAAAAGACGAGGAAGAGAATCTGGAATTTGAAGTGGAG GACTTGTCAcctgaggaagagaagaaggcTGAGGTGGAGGAGCAGAAGGCTCAAGAATTCGAGCTGCAAAAAGTCACCATCCCGATAGATGGGATTTTG gtgccctcctcctcctcacacccCAATACCTGTAGCGTTTGTGGCAAGAGTTTTAGCCGTCGCTCAAACTTGGCCAAGCATCAGATCATCCACACGGGTGAGAAGCCTTACCGCTGCAATGACTGTGGCCGCAGCTTCAACCAGAGCTCAGCCCTCACCAAGCACCAGCGGACACACACTGGGGAGCGCCCTTACGTCTGCGGAGACTGTGGCAAGGCCTTCACGGCCAGCTCAAACCTCCTCCAGCACCGCCGTTTTCACACAGGAGAGCGGCCCTATCGGTGTGAGCTGTGTGGCAAGGCCTTCTCCCAGAGCTCCAACTACAACCTGCACCGCCGCAGCCACACAGGAGTCACGCCTTATCAGTGCAATGTGTGTGGCAAACGCTTTACCGGGAGTTCCTGCCTTACTCGCCACCAGaggacccacacaggggagaagccataccAGTGCCAGGAATGTGGCAAACGCTTTTCTGGCAGCTCCACTCTGGCCAACCACCGGCGCACCCACACAGGTGAGAAGCCTTACGGCTGTGCTGAGTGTGGCAAGAGGTTCACCCACCACTCCAACCTAGTGGACCACTGGCGGgtgcacacaggagagaaaccgtatGTTTGCaccgagtgcgggaagagctttcGGCTTAGCTCCCACATCATTCGCCACCGCCGCACTCATGCCAATGCCCGCGGTGCTAGCCTGGCATATGACATCCTTGGCAGCGTCGATACAGCTGGCAATGACGCCAGCATTAGTGCCCATCACGTCAGCCTCCTCTATGAAAACGCCAGCAGCACTGACGGTGGCAGCCCTCATGGGTCTGGTCACAATGCCCTGTGTGCCAATAGCAGCATCTCCAATGGCAACAATGATACCGATGGGGAAGAGGGCAGCCGGCTTCTCATCTGCAGCCAGTGTGGTAAAGGTTTCCGCCTGGAGTCCGGCCTTCAAGAAGACTCCGTGCTGGGTGAGGGACCCTATACTTGTACTGAGTGTGGCACCAGCTGTTGGACGTAG
- the ZNF771 gene encoding zinc finger protein 771 isoform X2 translates to MKNAGTSRGSSEIRRKGLLTRVKKERESAQESKPLPPSPRKWTRLATSCKTEKVATEKEEESPIVVKMLEIPVGDNMPECSFSQNRLIMEDGSEKELIIRRRVKKEKDEEENLEFEVEDLSPEEEKKAEVEEQKAQEFELQKVTIPIDGILVPSSSSHPNTCSVCGKSFSRRSNLAKHQIIHTGEKPYRCNDCGRSFNQSSALTKHQRTHTGERPYVCGDCGKAFTASSNLLQHRRFHTGERPYRCELCGKAFSQSSNYNLHRRSHTGVTPYQCNVCGKRFTGSSCLTRHQRTHTGEKPYQCQECGKRFSGSSTLANHRRTHTGEKPYGCAECGKRFTHHSNLVDHWRVHTGEKPYVCTECGKSFRLSSHIIRHRRTHANARGASLAYDILGSVDTAGNDASISAHHVSLLYENASSTDGGSPHGSGHNALCANSSISNGNNDTDGEEGSRLLICSQCGKGFRLESGLQEDSVLGEGPYTCTECGTSCWT, encoded by the exons ATGAAGAATGCGGGAACATCTCGGGGATCCTCAGAGATACGGCGGAAAGGGCTGCTGACTAGAGtaaagaaggaaagggaaagcgCACAGGAGAGCAAG CCTCTGCCACCTTCTCCAAGGAAATGGACACGGCTTGCCACTTCATGCAAAACAGAAAAGGTGGCaacagagaaggaggaagagtctCCAATTGTGGTGAAGATGCTTGAGATCCCAGTGGGTGACAACATG CCAGAGTGTTCATTCTCCCAGAATAGGTTAATAATGGAAGATGGCAGTGAGAAAGAACTGATAATTAGAAGAAGAGTGAAGAAGGAAAAAGACGAGGAAGAGAATCTGGAATTTGAAGTGGAG GACTTGTCAcctgaggaagagaagaaggcTGAGGTGGAGGAGCAGAAGGCTCAAGAATTCGAGCTGCAAAAAGTCACCATCCCGATAGATGGGATTTTG gtgccctcctcctcctcacacccCAATACCTGTAGCGTTTGTGGCAAGAGTTTTAGCCGTCGCTCAAACTTGGCCAAGCATCAGATCATCCACACGGGTGAGAAGCCTTACCGCTGCAATGACTGTGGCCGCAGCTTCAACCAGAGCTCAGCCCTCACCAAGCACCAGCGGACACACACTGGGGAGCGCCCTTACGTCTGCGGAGACTGTGGCAAGGCCTTCACGGCCAGCTCAAACCTCCTCCAGCACCGCCGTTTTCACACAGGAGAGCGGCCCTATCGGTGTGAGCTGTGTGGCAAGGCCTTCTCCCAGAGCTCCAACTACAACCTGCACCGCCGCAGCCACACAGGAGTCACGCCTTATCAGTGCAATGTGTGTGGCAAACGCTTTACCGGGAGTTCCTGCCTTACTCGCCACCAGaggacccacacaggggagaagccataccAGTGCCAGGAATGTGGCAAACGCTTTTCTGGCAGCTCCACTCTGGCCAACCACCGGCGCACCCACACAGGTGAGAAGCCTTACGGCTGTGCTGAGTGTGGCAAGAGGTTCACCCACCACTCCAACCTAGTGGACCACTGGCGGgtgcacacaggagagaaaccgtatGTTTGCaccgagtgcgggaagagctttcGGCTTAGCTCCCACATCATTCGCCACCGCCGCACTCATGCCAATGCCCGCGGTGCTAGCCTGGCATATGACATCCTTGGCAGCGTCGATACAGCTGGCAATGACGCCAGCATTAGTGCCCATCACGTCAGCCTCCTCTATGAAAACGCCAGCAGCACTGACGGTGGCAGCCCTCATGGGTCTGGTCACAATGCCCTGTGTGCCAATAGCAGCATCTCCAATGGCAACAATGATACCGATGGGGAAGAGGGCAGCCGGCTTCTCATCTGCAGCCAGTGTGGTAAAGGTTTCCGCCTGGAGTCCGGCCTTCAAGAAGACTCCGTGCTGGGTGAGGGACCCTATACTTGTACTGAGTGTGGCACCAGCTGTTGGACGTAG